A single region of the Anaerostipes rhamnosivorans genome encodes:
- a CDS encoding VOC family protein — MLKMTAAGLFVTDMEKMVSFYRDVMGMDTDWDASPNAELSSGDMRLIMFGRNDFEDMTSRTYSYPAGMNGTVELAFDVPVFEDVDTEFKRVVEAGAKPVLSPVTEPWGQRTSYVADPEGNLIEIGSFGRQGPES; from the coding sequence ATGCTAAAAATGACAGCTGCAGGATTGTTTGTCACTGATATGGAGAAAATGGTTTCTTTTTACAGGGACGTTATGGGGATGGACACAGACTGGGACGCAAGTCCCAATGCAGAGCTTTCTTCGGGAGATATGCGTTTGATCATGTTCGGGCGGAATGATTTTGAGGATATGACTTCCCGCACATACAGCTATCCTGCCGGAATGAACGGAACGGTGGAACTGGCTTTTGACGTGCCCGTTTTTGAGGATGTGGACACAGAATTTAAAAGAGTGGTGGAGGCGGGAGCAAAGCCGGTTCTTTCGCCGGTGACCGAACCTTGGGGACAGCGGACAAGCTATGTGGCAGATCCGGAAGGAAACCTGATCGAGATCGGTTCGTTCGGCAGACAGGGGCCAGAATCTTAA
- a CDS encoding MetQ/NlpA family ABC transporter substrate-binding protein, translated as MKKSLKKLTGIVMIGVLALSALTGCGSKNTSAAKDITIGVCAGPYGDMVKKAIAPSLEKKGYHVSVREFSDYVLPDQALANGEIDANLMQHTAYLEKFAADNNLKISKVIAVPTAGAGIFSDSLKSLKELKKGDKVGIPNDPSNLARALGILSQEKVITLKKGIDQTKASEKDIAQNPKNLKFVTLDAAQISRSLDSLAIGVVPGNYAYAADLDFSKALAVEKLAEQYKNVIAVKTEDVKGRLGKDLKEAVESEEFYQAVADQKSSFRSFQKPDWWTEKYGEK; from the coding sequence ATGAAAAAATCGTTGAAAAAGTTGACAGGAATCGTTATGATTGGAGTATTGGCATTAAGTGCATTGACTGGATGCGGAAGTAAAAATACCAGCGCCGCAAAGGATATTACCATCGGTGTCTGCGCAGGACCGTATGGAGACATGGTAAAGAAAGCTATTGCTCCTTCATTGGAGAAAAAGGGATACCATGTGTCCGTCAGGGAATTCAGCGACTATGTCCTTCCGGACCAGGCTCTGGCTAACGGAGAGATTGATGCGAACTTAATGCAGCACACTGCGTATTTAGAGAAATTTGCGGCTGACAACAATTTAAAGATCAGCAAAGTGATTGCTGTTCCCACAGCTGGAGCCGGAATATTTTCAGACAGCTTGAAATCCCTGAAAGAATTAAAAAAGGGAGACAAGGTCGGGATTCCTAATGATCCTTCCAATCTGGCCAGAGCACTGGGAATTTTGAGCCAGGAAAAAGTTATTACTTTAAAAAAAGGAATCGATCAGACCAAAGCTTCAGAAAAAGACATAGCCCAAAATCCAAAGAATTTAAAGTTTGTTACACTGGACGCGGCTCAGATTTCCAGGAGTCTGGACAGCCTTGCCATAGGAGTGGTGCCTGGGAACTATGCATATGCCGCTGACCTGGATTTTTCCAAGGCATTGGCTGTGGAAAAGCTGGCAGAACAATACAAAAATGTTATTGCAGTAAAAACTGAGGACGTGAAAGGCCGCCTTGGCAAAGACCTGAAAGAAGCAGTGGAGTCTGAGGAGTTTTATCAAGCAGTGGCAGATCAAAAAAGCAGCTTCCGTTCCTTCCAGAAACCGGACTGGTGGACAGAAAAATACGGAGAAAAATAA
- a CDS encoding helix-turn-helix transcriptional regulator → MKIDRLIGIITLLLRNDRVTAPELAERFEVSRRTIGRDIDAICQAGIPLITEQGYGGGIRIAEGYKLDSTVLTKDELRAVLDGLQGIDSVSRTSVTLRLMEKLSVHAEDTVLSEGAVLIDLASHYEESLKEKIELIKQAVSRQHTVTFCYYYSKGEEYREIEPYLLLFQWSSWYVYGYCRKRKDFRMFKLNRLWELKETRESYQVREPGETKRDFQEYFRQDAVRLKAVFEQEVKYRLVEEYGVDCFSQDDQGNLVFEWDFVSYDNMKQWVLSFGSRVTVMEPKSLVDDLVADLEKNLNKYKRT, encoded by the coding sequence ATGAAAATTGACCGTCTGATCGGGATTATCACGCTGCTGCTCAGAAATGACAGAGTCACGGCACCTGAACTGGCTGAGAGATTTGAAGTATCCAGAAGGACCATCGGCAGGGACATCGATGCCATCTGCCAGGCAGGCATTCCCTTGATCACTGAACAGGGCTACGGAGGAGGGATCCGTATTGCGGAAGGTTATAAGCTGGACAGCACCGTACTCACGAAAGACGAACTGAGGGCGGTTTTAGATGGACTTCAGGGAATTGACAGTGTTTCCAGGACGTCGGTCACTCTGAGGCTCATGGAGAAACTGTCTGTACATGCGGAGGACACCGTTTTGTCAGAGGGAGCTGTTCTCATTGATCTGGCCTCCCACTATGAGGAATCCTTAAAAGAAAAGATAGAACTCATCAAGCAGGCAGTTTCCAGACAGCATACCGTCACCTTTTGTTATTATTACAGCAAGGGGGAGGAATATCGGGAGATCGAGCCGTATTTGCTTTTGTTTCAGTGGTCCTCCTGGTATGTGTATGGATATTGCAGAAAGAGGAAGGATTTCCGGATGTTTAAACTGAACAGGCTGTGGGAGCTTAAGGAGACACGGGAAAGCTATCAGGTGAGGGAACCGGGTGAGACAAAGAGGGATTTTCAGGAATACTTCAGACAGGATGCAGTCCGGTTAAAAGCGGTTTTTGAACAGGAAGTTAAGTACCGCCTTGTGGAGGAATATGGAGTGGACTGTTTTTCACAGGATGATCAGGGAAACCTGGTCTTTGAATGGGATTTTGTGAGTTATGACAACATGAAGCAGTGGGTCTTAAGCTTTGGGAGCCGGGTGACTGTTATGGAGCCAAAGTCCCTGGTGGACGATCTTGTGGCTGATCTAGAGAAAAACTTAAATAAATACAAAAGAACATGA